The Desulfuromonas versatilis genome has a segment encoding these proteins:
- a CDS encoding carboxy terminal-processing peptidase: MLLLVACLLSPAASAVYGQGSGDYDANRAKLLSYMVRQQLERYHYSHKALNDQLSKDAFALFLKQLDFQKRFLLKSDVAKLQAYMNQIDDEMQSGDIQLPVVAANLMAERIPQAQALVEELLANPFDFTVQESFETDPEKLDFCENLDQLRERWRQALKFQALTRYLNLIEDEGLKEAGDQDPRLEALRGKAREKVLNSNRHFFTRLLQDTRQDHYDRFLNAVTRAFDPHTNYLPPTQKEDFDISMRGSLEGIGATLREEDGYIKVVRVIPGSAAYRQGQLQAEDVILEVAQGSEEPVDVTDTRLRDAVSLIRGPKGSEVRLTVKKADGSRLVIPIIRDVVEIEETFVKGATFPDPASGKTFGYIKIPSFYRDFQGSRLGGEGRNSTDDVREQLRLMNEQNIAGLILDLRNNGGGALTDAVGIAGLFIETGPIVQVRSSNGQINVLEDRDPKIDYAGPMVVLVNQFSASASEILAGAMQDYGRAIVMGGAHTHGKGTVQTILDLDRTIPLPNMGKYRPLGAIKVTTQKFYRISGGSTQFKGVVPDIVLPDRLGHLKSGEQYSDYALPWDTVAATEFQPWAPALGNLAGLKQQSSARVAASESFNEISQDADSARQKSEQTSQSLFIDQVRREREEARQHKAAPAFHEGGEPGEEEPGDNARLSDEERRNLWIKETGEDPYVREAMALIGQILALGSQPATPAGESKAVQTTPYSRPKVQ; the protein is encoded by the coding sequence ATGCTCCTGCTCGTCGCCTGCCTCCTCTCACCCGCGGCCAGCGCCGTTTACGGCCAGGGGTCTGGGGACTACGACGCCAACCGCGCCAAGCTGCTCAGCTACATGGTCCGCCAGCAGCTGGAGCGCTATCATTACAGCCACAAGGCCCTGAACGACCAGCTGTCCAAGGACGCCTTCGCTCTCTTTCTCAAGCAGCTGGACTTCCAGAAGCGATTCCTGCTGAAAAGCGATGTCGCCAAGCTGCAGGCCTACATGAACCAGATCGACGACGAGATGCAATCGGGCGACATCCAGCTCCCGGTGGTGGCCGCGAACCTCATGGCCGAAAGGATCCCCCAGGCCCAGGCCCTGGTGGAGGAGCTGCTCGCCAACCCCTTCGACTTCACCGTCCAGGAGAGCTTCGAGACCGATCCGGAAAAACTCGATTTCTGCGAGAATCTCGACCAGCTGCGGGAGCGCTGGCGCCAGGCCCTGAAGTTCCAGGCCTTGACCCGCTACCTCAACCTGATCGAGGACGAAGGGCTCAAGGAGGCAGGGGACCAGGATCCGCGCCTGGAGGCGCTGCGCGGAAAAGCCCGCGAGAAGGTGCTGAACAGCAACCGGCATTTTTTCACCCGCCTGCTCCAGGACACCCGCCAGGACCACTACGACCGCTTCCTCAACGCCGTCACCCGGGCTTTCGACCCCCACACCAACTACCTGCCGCCGACCCAGAAGGAGGATTTCGACATCAGCATGCGCGGCTCCCTGGAAGGGATCGGCGCCACCCTGCGCGAGGAGGACGGCTACATCAAGGTGGTGCGGGTCATCCCCGGCAGCGCCGCCTACCGCCAGGGACAGCTGCAGGCAGAGGACGTGATCCTCGAAGTCGCCCAGGGGAGCGAGGAGCCGGTGGACGTCACCGACACCCGCCTGCGCGACGCGGTGTCCCTGATCCGCGGCCCCAAGGGTTCCGAAGTGCGCCTGACCGTCAAGAAAGCCGACGGTTCCCGCCTGGTCATCCCCATCATCCGCGACGTGGTGGAGATCGAGGAGACCTTCGTCAAGGGGGCCACCTTCCCCGACCCGGCCAGCGGCAAAACCTTCGGCTACATCAAGATCCCCAGCTTCTACCGCGACTTCCAGGGCTCGCGGCTGGGCGGCGAGGGGCGCAACTCCACCGACGACGTGCGCGAACAGCTCCGGCTGATGAACGAGCAGAACATCGCCGGCCTGATCCTCGACCTGCGCAACAACGGCGGCGGCGCCCTCACCGACGCGGTGGGCATCGCCGGGCTGTTCATCGAGACCGGCCCGATCGTCCAGGTGCGCAGCAGCAACGGCCAGATCAACGTGCTCGAGGACCGCGACCCCAAGATCGACTATGCCGGGCCCATGGTAGTGCTGGTCAACCAGTTCAGCGCCTCGGCCTCGGAAATTCTCGCCGGGGCGATGCAGGACTACGGCCGGGCCATCGTCATGGGCGGGGCCCACACCCACGGCAAGGGGACGGTGCAGACCATCCTCGACCTCGACCGCACCATTCCGCTGCCGAACATGGGCAAGTATCGCCCTCTGGGCGCCATCAAGGTGACCACCCAGAAATTCTACCGGATCAGCGGCGGCTCCACCCAGTTCAAAGGGGTGGTCCCCGACATCGTTCTGCCGGATCGCCTGGGGCACCTGAAAAGCGGCGAACAGTACTCGGACTATGCCCTGCCCTGGGACACCGTCGCCGCGACGGAATTTCAGCCCTGGGCTCCGGCTCTCGGCAACCTGGCGGGGCTGAAGCAGCAGAGCAGCGCCCGGGTTGCCGCCAGCGAGTCCTTCAACGAAATCTCCCAAGACGCCGACAGCGCCCGGCAAAAGAGCGAACAGACCAGCCAGTCGCTGTTTATCGACCAGGTGCGTCGAGAGCGGGAGGAGGCCCGCCAGCACAAGGCCGCCCCCGCCTTCCACGAAGGGGGCGAGCCCGGCGAGGAAGAGCCCGGGGACAACGCCCGGCTCAGCGACGAGGAGCGCCGCAACCTCTGGATCAAGGAAACCGGCGAAGACCCCTATGTGCGCGAAGCCATGGCCCTGATCGGCCAAATCCTTGCCCTGGGGAGCCAGCCGGCCACCCCGGCCGGGGAGTCCAAGGCGGTGCAGACCACCCCCTACTCCCGCCCCAAAGTCCAGTAA
- a CDS encoding ABC transporter permease — protein sequence MRIFDFDERTIPLDDWIQNGVDWLVANYRDLFQVIKVPVEKTLEGLEWFFTFLPPSLVMLVFAFLAWRYAGKRVTVFTLLTLLLVGFLGLWEDTMITLSMVICSVLFCAIFGIPLGICAGRSDRFEMILRPFLDAMQTTPAFVYLVPVVMLFSIGTVSGVLATIVFALPPLIRLTSLGIRQVHPELVEAALAFGATRWQVLRKVQFPLALPSVMAGLNQTIMMSLSMVVIAALIGAGGLGGPVVQGLNTLEIGLATIGGLSIVLLAMVLDRITQGFGK from the coding sequence ATGCGTATATTTGACTTTGACGAAAGAACCATCCCCCTCGACGACTGGATTCAGAACGGGGTCGACTGGCTGGTCGCCAACTACCGGGACCTGTTCCAGGTCATCAAGGTCCCCGTCGAGAAAACCCTCGAGGGGCTCGAGTGGTTTTTCACCTTTCTGCCGCCGAGCCTAGTGATGCTGGTTTTCGCCTTCCTCGCCTGGCGCTACGCCGGCAAACGGGTCACCGTCTTTACCCTGCTGACCCTGCTGCTGGTCGGCTTCCTCGGGCTGTGGGAAGACACCATGATCACCCTTTCGATGGTGATCTGCTCGGTGCTGTTCTGCGCCATCTTCGGCATCCCCCTCGGCATCTGCGCCGGGCGCAGCGACCGCTTCGAAATGATCCTGAGGCCGTTTCTCGACGCCATGCAGACCACCCCGGCCTTCGTCTACCTGGTGCCGGTGGTCATGTTGTTCAGCATCGGCACCGTCTCCGGGGTGCTGGCGACCATCGTTTTCGCCCTGCCGCCGCTGATCCGCCTGACCAGCCTCGGCATCCGCCAGGTACATCCCGAACTGGTCGAAGCGGCGCTGGCCTTCGGCGCCACCCGCTGGCAGGTGCTGCGCAAGGTGCAGTTTCCCCTGGCCCTGCCTTCGGTGATGGCGGGGCTGAACCAGACCATCATGATGTCCCTGTCGATGGTGGTCATTGCCGCGCTGATCGGCGCCGGCGGCCTCGGGGGGCCGGTGGTCCAGGGCCTCAACACCCTGGAGATCGGCCTGGCCACCATCGGCGGCCTGAGCATCGTGCTGCTGGCCATGGTGCTCGACCGCATCACCCAGGGATTCGGCAAATAA
- a CDS encoding pyridoxal phosphate-dependent aminotransferase, which produces MRNNIVHIGAGELTYEIRAIVEIAEKLQKLGIKTNMENIGDPVAKGEKIPLWMKEIVADLAMKDCSYGYCATKGLLETRQFLAEMTNRRGKAQITPDDIIFFNGLGDAIQKVYGLLRREARVIGPSPTYSTHSSGEAAHAGQKPVCYRLDPDNNWYPDLDDLRLSVKYNPAISGILIINPDNPTGAVYPERILKEIVAIAREYDLFLICDEIYQNLVFNGQATKPISDLIGDVPAISMKGISKELPWPGARCGWIEVYNADKDPVFKRYIQSIVDSKMVEVCSTTLPQKAIPRIMSHPEYPVYLEERKSRYERCSNIAYRILKEVPGVMVNRTNGAFYMSVAFKEDTLTHDQTLPIDNREVRALVEGLVSQPGVSLDKRFVYYLLASTGICVVPLSSFFTPQRGFRITLLEPDEAEFTRIFETIAANITAYLNS; this is translated from the coding sequence ATGCGCAACAACATCGTTCATATCGGTGCCGGCGAACTGACCTATGAAATCCGGGCCATCGTCGAAATCGCCGAGAAGCTGCAGAAGCTGGGCATCAAGACCAACATGGAAAACATCGGCGACCCCGTCGCCAAGGGGGAGAAGATCCCCCTGTGGATGAAGGAGATCGTCGCGGATCTGGCCATGAAGGACTGCAGCTACGGCTACTGTGCCACCAAGGGCCTGCTGGAAACCCGTCAGTTTCTGGCCGAGATGACCAATCGCCGCGGCAAGGCCCAGATCACCCCGGATGACATCATCTTCTTCAACGGTCTCGGCGACGCCATCCAGAAGGTCTACGGCCTGCTGCGCCGCGAGGCCAGGGTCATCGGCCCCTCTCCGACCTACTCCACCCATTCTTCGGGCGAGGCCGCCCACGCCGGCCAGAAGCCGGTCTGCTACCGGCTCGACCCGGACAACAACTGGTACCCCGACCTGGACGACCTGCGCCTGTCGGTCAAGTACAACCCGGCCATCTCGGGGATCCTGATCATCAACCCCGACAACCCCACCGGAGCGGTCTACCCCGAGCGGATTCTCAAGGAGATCGTCGCCATCGCCAGGGAGTACGACCTGTTTCTCATCTGCGACGAGATCTACCAGAATCTGGTCTTCAACGGCCAGGCGACCAAGCCGATCTCCGACCTGATCGGCGACGTGCCGGCCATTTCCATGAAGGGGATCAGCAAGGAGCTGCCCTGGCCCGGTGCCCGCTGCGGCTGGATCGAGGTCTACAATGCCGACAAGGATCCGGTCTTCAAGCGCTACATCCAGAGCATCGTCGACTCGAAGATGGTCGAGGTCTGCTCCACCACGCTGCCGCAGAAGGCCATCCCGCGCATCATGAGCCACCCCGAGTACCCGGTCTACCTCGAGGAGCGCAAGAGCCGCTATGAGCGCTGCTCAAACATCGCCTACCGGATCCTCAAGGAAGTTCCGGGGGTGATGGTCAACCGGACCAACGGCGCCTTCTACATGAGCGTCGCCTTCAAGGAAGACACCCTGACCCACGACCAGACCCTGCCCATCGATAACCGCGAGGTTCGCGCCTTGGTGGAGGGCCTGGTCTCCCAGCCGGGGGTCTCGCTGGACAAGCGCTTCGTCTACTACCTGCTGGCCTCCACCGGCATCTGCGTGGTGCCCCTCTCCTCGTTCTTCACTCCGCAGCGCGGCTTCCGCATCACCCTGCTGGAACCGGACGAGGCCGAATTTACCCGGATATTCGAGACCATCGCCGCAAACATCACGGCCTACCTCAACTCCTGA
- the proV gene encoding glycine betaine/L-proline ABC transporter ATP-binding protein ProV — MSVKIKIENLYKVFGPQPKTALKMLKEGLDKEEIHQRTGMTIGVQDASFEVNTGEIFVVMGLSGSGKSTLVRMLNRLIEPTSGHVYVDGQDVATMNDEDLVKLRRKTISMVFQSFALMPHMSVLENAAFGLEMAGVDKQSRNERAMQALEQVGLEGYHNSRPDELSGGMQQRVGLARGLAVDPDVLLMDEAFSALDPLIRTEMQDELLKLQAKHKRTIVFISHDLDEAMRIGDRIAIMEGGRVVQVGTPEEILQNPADDYVRAFFRGVDPTNILTVGDIARQTQVTVIRHTGEGPRAALQRLISHDREYGYVLDTDRRFMGIVSTDTLKNLIDSGGGKDISPAFIGEARAAQAGDSMQDILPEVTARPWPIPVLGEEGKYLGVISKNQFLRTLQRNHLEEQQA; from the coding sequence ATGTCCGTGAAAATTAAAATTGAAAACCTCTACAAGGTGTTCGGGCCGCAACCGAAAACCGCACTGAAAATGCTCAAAGAAGGTCTGGACAAGGAGGAGATCCACCAACGCACCGGCATGACCATAGGCGTGCAGGACGCCAGCTTCGAAGTCAACACCGGTGAAATTTTCGTCGTCATGGGCCTCTCCGGCTCGGGCAAATCGACGCTGGTGCGCATGCTCAACCGCCTCATCGAACCAACCTCCGGCCACGTCTACGTGGATGGCCAGGACGTGGCGACCATGAACGATGAAGACCTGGTCAAACTGCGCCGCAAGACTATCAGCATGGTGTTTCAGTCCTTCGCCCTGATGCCGCACATGAGCGTTCTGGAAAACGCGGCCTTCGGCCTCGAGATGGCCGGGGTCGACAAGCAGAGCCGCAATGAACGGGCCATGCAGGCCCTCGAACAGGTCGGTCTCGAGGGGTATCACAACAGCCGCCCCGACGAACTCTCCGGGGGCATGCAGCAGCGCGTCGGCCTGGCCCGGGGGCTGGCCGTCGACCCCGACGTGCTGCTGATGGACGAGGCCTTCTCGGCCCTCGATCCGCTGATCCGCACCGAAATGCAGGACGAGTTGCTCAAGCTGCAGGCCAAGCACAAGCGCACCATCGTTTTTATCTCCCACGATCTCGACGAGGCGATGCGCATCGGCGACCGCATCGCCATCATGGAAGGGGGCCGGGTGGTTCAGGTCGGCACCCCCGAAGAGATTCTGCAGAACCCTGCCGACGATTACGTGCGCGCCTTCTTCCGCGGGGTCGACCCGACCAACATCCTCACCGTCGGCGATATCGCCCGCCAGACCCAGGTGACGGTCATCCGCCATACCGGCGAAGGCCCCCGGGCCGCCCTGCAGCGGCTGATCAGCCACGACCGGGAGTACGGCTACGTGCTCGACACCGACCGCCGGTTCATGGGCATCGTCTCCACCGATACCCTGAAAAATCTCATCGACAGCGGCGGCGGCAAGGATATTTCCCCGGCCTTTATCGGCGAGGCCCGGGCCGCCCAGGCCGGTGATTCGATGCAGGACATCCTGCCCGAAGTCACCGCCCGCCCCTGGCCGATCCCGGTGCTCGGGGAGGAGGGCAAATACCTCGGCGTGATCTCCAAAAACCAGTTCCTGCGCACCCTGCAGCGCAATCATCTCGAAGAGCAGCAGGCCTGA
- a CDS encoding MopE-related protein gives MKKPLGLVLAVLLLSASGAFGFGSIGNQVNANCPSQPYTGDCALCHTSNRGASTPAKDAAAIGNWSFFCPPVDPNTIDSDMDGFTPNQGDCNDANAAVNPGAVENCTDGVDNNCDGLTDTQDTQACPAAPTCSDVDGDGFAVEGGNCGPMDCNDFDATVHPGADEICGDGVDQDCNGSDLACPPPACTDADQDGFAAEGGNCGPMDCNDNDPAVNPGAAERCTDGVDNNCDGKIDGQDAQACAPQPTCTDGDNDGFFAQAGCNTAQDCADSNALIFPGATEVCGDGLDNDCDGKIDEGCASGTNPDGATLYQDRCAACHGSLPLSNVCGEDTEDIMEAIAENEGGMGFLSSLSDAQVRAIAEQLANCRQGQDGQSDDRDESRDWRKRNRDRDHDRDRDRYRQRSRDRHDD, from the coding sequence ATGAAGAAACCGCTTGGACTTGTCTTGGCTGTGCTGCTCTTGAGCGCCTCCGGCGCCTTCGGCTTCGGCAGCATCGGCAACCAGGTCAACGCCAACTGCCCCTCCCAGCCCTACACCGGTGACTGCGCTCTCTGCCACACCTCCAACCGCGGCGCCAGCACTCCCGCCAAGGACGCTGCCGCCATCGGCAACTGGAGCTTTTTCTGCCCGCCGGTCGATCCCAACACCATCGACAGCGACATGGACGGCTTCACTCCCAACCAAGGGGACTGCAACGACGCCAATGCCGCGGTCAACCCCGGGGCCGTGGAAAACTGTACCGACGGCGTGGACAACAACTGCGACGGCCTGACCGACACCCAGGATACCCAGGCCTGCCCCGCCGCTCCGACCTGCAGCGACGTCGATGGTGACGGCTTCGCCGTCGAAGGGGGCAACTGCGGCCCGATGGACTGCAACGATTTCGACGCAACGGTTCATCCCGGGGCCGACGAGATCTGCGGCGACGGCGTGGACCAGGACTGCAACGGCTCCGACCTGGCCTGCCCTCCCCCCGCCTGCACCGACGCTGACCAGGACGGTTTCGCCGCCGAGGGTGGCAATTGCGGACCGATGGACTGCAACGACAACGACCCGGCGGTCAACCCCGGCGCAGCCGAACGCTGCACGGACGGCGTGGACAACAACTGCGACGGCAAGATCGACGGTCAGGATGCCCAGGCCTGCGCGCCGCAGCCCACCTGCACCGACGGTGACAACGACGGCTTTTTCGCCCAGGCCGGCTGCAACACCGCCCAGGACTGCGCCGACAGCAACGCCCTGATCTTCCCCGGGGCCACCGAAGTGTGCGGCGACGGGCTCGACAACGACTGCGACGGCAAGATCGACGAAGGCTGCGCCAGCGGCACCAACCCCGACGGCGCCACCCTCTACCAAGATCGCTGCGCGGCCTGCCACGGCTCCCTGCCGCTTTCCAACGTCTGCGGCGAAGACACCGAGGACATCATGGAGGCGATCGCCGAGAACGAAGGCGGAATGGGCTTCCTCAGCTCGCTGAGCGATGCCCAGGTCAGGGCCATCGCCGAACAGCTGGCCAACTGCCGCCAGGGCCAGGATGGCCAGAGCGACGACCGGGATGAGTCCAGGGACTGGCGCAAGAGAAACCGGGACCGGGACCACGATCGTGACCGGGATCGCTATCGCCAGCGCAGCCGTGATCGCCACGACGACTAG
- a CDS encoding gamma-glutamylcyclotransferase family protein gives MLYFAYGANMNTEILKERRVSFEKVCRGKVRNLRLVFDKPGEDGSGMANLQDHKGSVAEGVVYDVPEASLANLDVYQGVDRGHYRRHALVVQTSKGELECVVYRAAKFRTGLKPAPEYLQAIIRGAEEHKLSSEYLVFLKSFNTMPAGD, from the coding sequence ATGCTCTACTTTGCCTACGGGGCCAACATGAACACGGAGATTCTCAAGGAGCGGCGCGTCAGTTTTGAAAAGGTCTGCCGGGGAAAGGTACGCAACCTTCGGCTGGTTTTCGACAAACCCGGCGAGGATGGTTCGGGTATGGCCAACCTGCAGGACCACAAGGGAAGCGTGGCGGAGGGGGTGGTTTATGACGTCCCCGAGGCGAGCTTGGCGAACCTGGATGTGTATCAGGGGGTGGATCGGGGCCATTATCGGCGGCACGCCCTGGTGGTTCAGACCTCCAAGGGGGAATTGGAGTGTGTGGTCTACCGGGCTGCCAAGTTTCGCACCGGGCTCAAACCCGCGCCGGAATACCTGCAGGCCATTATCCGCGGCGCCGAAGAGCACAAACTATCCTCCGAGTATCTTGTATTCCTGAAATCGTTCAATACCATGCCCGCGGGGGATTAG
- a CDS encoding glutamate--cysteine ligase has translation MTTLLKQNLEKPVASRQDLLDYLTLGARPPERWGIGTEMEKLVLDAETGEAAPYERIEQLLALLEATGRWRGVRENGHLIALLGPVSSVTLEPGGQLELSGELCPDLHCSYGGFASHIREVVEAARPLGLAFLGLGVQPFTPLGRIGWLPKSRYNIMAPYMARTGDMGQRMMKQSAGLQVNLDYSDEADCIEKLRLCQAIAPLVYALFANSPVMDGRPSGCLSTRGEIWSRTDPDRTGLIHALFEEGAGFATYVEYALDVPMYFINRGGRYLDLTRERFTFRRYMAEGFADQRATLGDWDLHLSTLFPEARLRPQIEVRSADSLPPHLTMAVAALTKGVLYDETARRETWKLFAGLDREELEKLYRSSWRLGLKTPLRRATLRETALEVLAIARESLVRQRRMTGQGCDESIYLEDIQEVAESGTTLAERLLGQWRGSRSELVGKLIKHCGFD, from the coding sequence ATGACCACTTTGCTCAAACAGAACCTGGAAAAGCCCGTCGCCTCACGCCAGGACCTCCTCGATTACCTGACCCTGGGGGCACGGCCGCCCGAGCGCTGGGGCATCGGCACCGAGATGGAAAAGCTGGTACTCGACGCCGAAACCGGCGAAGCTGCCCCTTATGAGCGCATCGAGCAGCTGCTGGCCCTGCTCGAGGCGACCGGCCGCTGGCGGGGGGTGCGCGAAAACGGCCACCTGATCGCCTTGCTGGGCCCGGTCTCCTCGGTGACCCTGGAGCCGGGGGGCCAGCTCGAGCTCTCCGGGGAACTCTGCCCCGATCTCCACTGCAGCTACGGAGGGTTTGCCAGCCACATCCGCGAAGTGGTCGAGGCGGCCCGTCCGTTGGGGCTGGCGTTTCTCGGCCTGGGGGTCCAGCCCTTTACCCCATTGGGGCGCATCGGCTGGCTGCCCAAGTCCCGCTATAACATCATGGCCCCGTACATGGCGCGCACCGGCGACATGGGCCAGCGAATGATGAAACAAAGCGCCGGACTGCAGGTCAATCTCGACTACTCCGACGAGGCGGATTGCATTGAAAAACTACGCCTCTGCCAAGCCATCGCCCCCCTGGTTTACGCCCTGTTCGCCAATTCCCCGGTCATGGATGGCCGGCCGAGCGGCTGCCTTTCCACCCGCGGCGAAATCTGGAGTCGGACCGATCCCGACCGCACCGGGCTGATCCATGCCCTGTTCGAGGAAGGTGCGGGGTTCGCCACCTACGTCGAGTACGCTCTCGATGTTCCGATGTATTTCATCAACCGCGGCGGCCGCTACCTCGACCTGACCCGCGAACGCTTCACCTTCCGCCGCTACATGGCCGAAGGCTTTGCCGACCAGCGGGCCACCCTGGGCGACTGGGACCTGCATCTCTCGACACTGTTCCCCGAGGCCCGACTGCGGCCGCAGATCGAAGTGCGCAGCGCCGACAGCCTGCCGCCGCATTTGACCATGGCGGTTGCCGCGCTGACCAAAGGGGTGCTTTACGACGAAACCGCCCGCCGCGAAACCTGGAAGCTGTTCGCCGGCCTGGACCGGGAGGAGTTGGAGAAGCTCTACCGGTCGAGCTGGAGGCTCGGCCTCAAAACGCCCCTGCGCCGCGCCACCCTGCGGGAGACGGCCCTGGAGGTGCTGGCCATCGCCCGCGAGAGCCTGGTGAGGCAGAGGCGGATGACCGGTCAGGGATGCGATGAATCGATCTATCTGGAAGACATCCAGGAGGTTGCGGAGAGCGGGACCACCCTGGCCGAGCGCTTGCTGGGCCAATGGCGGGGCTCGCGCAGCGAGTTGGTGGGAAAATTGATCAAGCACTGCGGATTCGATTGA